A genomic stretch from Primulina huaijiensis isolate GDHJ02 chromosome 14, ASM1229523v2, whole genome shotgun sequence includes:
- the LOC140957553 gene encoding uncharacterized protein translates to MKTTEEKKSSSCIDEQMHDGSSSACGRQEVVSIPQTEKTLEMTAETSNCNKHWKKPNLFLEIPKVSDQEFVQIKMPLTPTPTPKRVNFFLSSSPSDLRLNVSPGPSSTRGKSSIRNLLTKLSFKYRDTNSDIEKAATVDSGSSPVVTQDKPSMSRSWSLSKIFTPRIKRMSSLPLTRDSNPDGAHGGSIDDHLNEAKNMRGISRSLSVPVIDKEKGIQTKDSFFRVIPSTPRVMDGDPEVSIAPTGDNENNEANGEDIPEDEAVCRICFIELCEGGETLKMECSCKGELALAHQECALKWFGIKGNKTCEVCKQEVRNLPVTLLRIQSSVNQNTTTNNFGHTEINGYRVWQELPILAIVSMLAYFCFLEQLLVGKMGTGAISISLPFSCVLGLLSSMTSSTMVKRRYIWVYASVQFTLVVLFAHILYNMIHVQAVLSILLATFAGFGVSMSGSSIAVEVLRWRRRRHARANQNQIMLNPPSSHVATSSYGSPSLYHDRDVENPETFGGR, encoded by the exons ATGAAAACTACCGAAGAGAAGAAGAGCAGCAGTTGCATTGACGAGCAGATGCATGATGGAAGTAGCAGTGCGTGTGGAAGGCAAGAAGTTGTTTCGATTCCTCAG ACAGAGAAAACCTTGGAAATGACTGCGGAAACATCAAACTGCAACAAGCATTGGAAAAAACCTAACCTTTTCTTGGAGATACCCAAGGTTTCAGATCAAGAATTTGTCCAAATAAAGATGCCACTCACTCCAACCCCCACCCCAAAAAGAGTTAACTTCTTTTTATCATCAAGCCCTTCTGATTTGAGACTTAATGTGTCGCCTGGACCTTCCTCAACTCGAGGCAAATCATCCATTAGAAATCTCTTGACCAAGTTAAGTTTCAAATACCGGGATACTAACTCAGATATAGAGAAAGCTGCAACCGTTGACTCTGGTTCTTCTCCCGTGGTTACCCAGGACAAGCCCTCCATGTCACGATCATGGTCACTCTCAAAAATTTTTACACCTAGAATAAAGAGAATGTCGTCCTTGCCTTTAACTAGGGATTCCAATCCAGATGGTGCTCATGGTGGAAGTATCGACGATCATCTAAATGAA GCAAAAAATATGCGAGGCATCTCCCGATCACTTTCGGTCCCAGTCATTGACAAAGAGAAAGGAATTCAAACAAAGGATTCATTCTTTCGTGTGATTCCCTCAACTCCTAGAGTGATGGATGGAGATCCTGAAGTGTCAATAGCTCCAACAGGAGATAATG AAAATAATGAAGCCAATGGTGAAGATATACCCGAAGATGAAGCTGTTTGTCGAATTTGCTTCATTGAACTATGTGAAGGAGGAGAAACCCTTAAGATGGAATGCAGCTGCAAAGGTGAACTTGCTTTGGCTCATCAAGAATGTGCATTAAAATGGTTTGGAATTAAGGGTAACAAGACATGCGAGGTTTGCAAACAAGAAGTTCGAAATCTCCCTGTCACGCTTTTACGTATTCAAAGCTCTGTGAATCAGAATACTACCACAAATAATTTCGGGCATACGGAGATCAATGGATACAG GGTTTGGCAGGAATTGCCGATTCTTGCCATCGTTAGCATGCTTGCCTACTTCTGTTTTCTTGAACAGCTTTTG GTTGGAAAAATGGGCACTGGTGCAATTTCCATTTCACTTCCATTTTCTTGTGTACTTGGCCTACTCTCATCTATGACCTCTTCAACTATGG TGAAGAGACGATACATTTGGGTGTATGCATCAGTTCAGTTCACCCTCGTGGTTCTCTTTGCTCATATCCTTTACAACATG ATTCATGTGCAAGCAGTCCTATCAATCCTTCTTGCAACTTTTGCTGGATTTGGCGTATCAATGAGTGGAAGCTCCATTGCCGTGGAGGTCCTGAGATGGAGAAGACGAAGGCATGCTAGAGCAAATCAAAACCAGATAATGCTGAATCCTCCATCTAGCCATGTCGCTACATCATCATATGGGAGTCCTTCGCTATACCACGACAGAGATGTCGAAAATCCAGAAACTTTTGGTGGACGATGA